Proteins encoded within one genomic window of Kibdelosporangium phytohabitans:
- the coaA gene encoding type I pantothenate kinase → MARVRDLTPYVELHREQWQELRKSTPLPLSAGDLTRLRGLNDPVDLSEVAEVYLPLSRLINLQVQARQRLSDATATFLGESQKVPFIIGVAGSVAVGKSTTARVLRALLARWPDHPKVELVTTDGFLWPRAELLRRGIMHRKGFPESYDRRALLRFVSEIKSGAPEVRAPVYSHLLYDIVPGEEQVVRRPDILIVEGLNVLQPGPRLTVADLFDFSIFVDAHTEDVARWYVERFLTLRHTAFANPESHFHHYAALDDDEARREAMQLWTGINEPNLTQNILPTRPRATLVLRKGPDHNVCRVRLRKL, encoded by the coding sequence ATGGCGCGCGTGCGTGACCTGACCCCGTATGTGGAATTGCATCGGGAGCAGTGGCAGGAGCTCCGGAAGTCGACTCCCCTGCCGCTGTCCGCAGGCGATCTGACCAGGCTGCGCGGCCTCAACGACCCGGTCGACCTCAGCGAGGTCGCCGAGGTGTACCTGCCGCTGTCGCGGCTGATCAACCTGCAGGTGCAGGCCCGGCAACGGCTGTCCGACGCGACCGCGACCTTCCTCGGCGAATCGCAGAAGGTGCCGTTCATCATCGGTGTCGCGGGCAGTGTGGCGGTCGGCAAGTCGACCACGGCACGCGTGCTGCGGGCGCTGCTGGCGCGCTGGCCGGACCACCCGAAGGTCGAACTGGTCACCACGGACGGGTTCCTGTGGCCGCGCGCGGAATTGCTGCGGCGGGGGATCATGCACCGCAAGGGTTTCCCGGAGAGCTACGACCGCAGGGCGCTGCTGCGGTTCGTCTCGGAGATCAAGTCGGGCGCGCCGGAAGTGCGCGCGCCGGTCTACTCGCACCTGCTCTACGACATCGTGCCCGGCGAGGAGCAGGTGGTCCGCCGCCCGGACATCCTGATCGTCGAAGGCCTGAACGTGCTGCAGCCAGGGCCGCGGCTGACCGTGGCCGACCTGTTCGACTTCTCGATCTTCGTCGACGCGCACACCGAGGACGTGGCGCGGTGGTACGTCGAACGGTTCCTGACCCTGCGGCACACCGCGTTCGCCAACCCGGAGTCGCACTTCCACCACTACGCGGCGCTCGACGACGACGAGGCTCGGCGCGAGGCGATGCAGCTGTGGACCGGGATCAACGAGCCGAACCTGACGCAGAACATCCTGCCCACCCGCCCGCGCGCGACCCTGGTCCTGCGAAAAGGACCGGATCACAACGTGTGCCGGGTCCGGCTCCGTAAGCTCTAG
- a CDS encoding macro domain-containing protein, whose product MTAESEASAERLSGSYSLELVLCAVEEPLALAWEAAARQRHGIRVHHGSVLEVPAQAVVSPANSYGWMRGGIDAVYAQVFPNIEQTVRSAVLAFHGGELPVGEALIVPTGVPMPSWLISAPTMREPGEPLPEDTVHPYLAARGVFWLWRDGYLDEGVLIRDVIRTVAVPGLGTGVGGVSPETCARQVMAAWDEVFAQG is encoded by the coding sequence GTGACCGCCGAATCGGAGGCAAGTGCGGAACGCCTGTCGGGTTCGTATTCGCTTGAGTTGGTGCTGTGCGCGGTCGAGGAGCCGCTCGCGCTCGCGTGGGAGGCGGCGGCGCGACAGCGCCACGGCATACGCGTGCACCACGGTTCCGTGCTCGAGGTCCCGGCGCAGGCGGTGGTGAGCCCTGCGAACTCGTACGGCTGGATGCGTGGCGGTATCGACGCGGTCTACGCACAAGTGTTCCCCAACATCGAGCAGACCGTGCGCAGTGCCGTGCTGGCGTTCCACGGCGGCGAACTGCCGGTCGGCGAGGCGTTGATCGTGCCGACGGGCGTGCCGATGCCTTCGTGGTTGATCAGCGCGCCGACCATGCGTGAGCCCGGCGAGCCGCTGCCGGAGGACACCGTCCATCCCTACCTCGCCGCGCGGGGCGTGTTCTGGCTGTGGCGGGACGGCTACCTCGACGAGGGCGTGCTCATCCGTGACGTCATCCGTACTGTCGCCGTGCCCGGGTTGGGCACGGGAGTGGGCGGTGTGTCGCCCGAGACGTGCGCCCGTCAGGTCATGGCCGCGTGGGACGAGGTGTTCGCGCAGGGGTAG